A window of the Alnus glutinosa chromosome 4, dhAlnGlut1.1, whole genome shotgun sequence genome harbors these coding sequences:
- the LOC133866529 gene encoding uncharacterized protein LOC133866529 isoform X1 has translation MAMYIRVKRSKTTYFIRCDPTETILGIKEKLHVLADQPVNNQRLILVGTGEILEDSKTLADQKVENDAVVALTLRKDDNEFEEVNIVRPNDFYQSRDGDGGNW, from the exons GCTATGTATATCCGTGTTAAGCGTAGTAAGACAACTTACTTTATACGGTGTGATCCAACTGAAACAATTCTGGGCATAAAGGAGAAATTGCATGTCCTCGCTGATCAACCAGTTAATAATCAGCGTTTGATCCTAGTTGGTACTGGGGAAATATTAGAGGATTCAAAGACATTGGCAGATCAGAAG GTTGAAAACGATGCAGTTGTAGCACTGACCTTGAGAAAAG ATGATAACGAGTTTGAGGAGGTGAACATTGTACGGCCAAATGACTTCTACCAATCTCGTGATGGAGATGGTGGCAATTGGTAA
- the LOC133866529 gene encoding uncharacterized protein LOC133866529 isoform X2, producing the protein MYIRVKRSKTTYFIRCDPTETILGIKEKLHVLADQPVNNQRLILVGTGEILEDSKTLADQKVENDAVVALTLRKDDNEFEEVNIVRPNDFYQSRDGDGGNW; encoded by the exons ATGTATATCCGTGTTAAGCGTAGTAAGACAACTTACTTTATACGGTGTGATCCAACTGAAACAATTCTGGGCATAAAGGAGAAATTGCATGTCCTCGCTGATCAACCAGTTAATAATCAGCGTTTGATCCTAGTTGGTACTGGGGAAATATTAGAGGATTCAAAGACATTGGCAGATCAGAAG GTTGAAAACGATGCAGTTGTAGCACTGACCTTGAGAAAAG ATGATAACGAGTTTGAGGAGGTGAACATTGTACGGCCAAATGACTTCTACCAATCTCGTGATGGAGATGGTGGCAATTGGTAA